Proteins from a single region of Neomonachus schauinslandi chromosome 10, ASM220157v2, whole genome shotgun sequence:
- the GPATCH11 gene encoding G patch domain-containing protein 11 isoform X1 yields the protein MKLNMAEEEDYMSDSFINVQQDIRPGLPMLRQIREARRKEEKQQEANLKNRQKSLKEEEQERRDIGLKNALGCENKGFALLQKMGYKSGQALGKSGDGIVEPIPLNVKTGKSGLGHEALLKRKAEEKLESYRRKIHMKNQAEETAAEQFRLRFKHKHDEVKLEGDLRRSQRACQQLDTQKNIQFPREAWYWLGLEKETEEEEEEEKEPDEDEYKSEDLSVLEKLQILTGYLREEHLYCIWCGTAYEDKEDLSSNCPGPTSADHD from the exons ATGAAGTTGAACATGGCAGAAGAAGAGGACTATATGTCAGATTCCTTCATTAATGTCCA ACAAGACATCAGACCAGGATTGCCAATGCTGAGGCAGATCCGAGAAGCCCGtcgaaaagaagaaaagcaacaggaagctaatttgaaaaatagacagaagagtttaaaagaagaagaacaagaaagacGTGACATTGGGTTGAAGAATGCACTAGGCTGTGAAAACAAAGGGTTTGCTCTGCTCCAAAAGATGGGATATAAAAGTGGTCAGGCCCTTGGCAAGAGTG GAGATGGTATTGTTGAGCCAATTCCTCTCAACGTCAAAACag GGAAAAGCGGCCTTGGTCATGAGGCATTACTGAAACGGAAAGCAGAGGAAAAACTAGAAAGCTACAGGAGAAAGATTCACATGAAAAACCAAGCTGAAGAAACAGCCGCAGAGCAATTTCG actgCGATTTAAACATAAGCATGATGAAGTGAAGCTGGAAGGGGACCTGAGGAGAAGCCAGCGAGCATGCCAGCAGTTGGATACTCAGAAG AACATTCAGTTTCCCAGGGAAGCATGGTACTGGTTGGGGCTTGAAAAGGAgactgaggaagaggaagaggaagaaaaagagccaGATGAAGATGAATATAAGAGTGAAGACTTAAGT GTActggaaaaattacaaatattgaCTGGTTATTTAAGAGAAGAGCATCTGTATTGTATTTGGTGTGGAACAGCCTATGAAG ATAAAGAAGACCTCTCTTCAAATTGCCCAGGACCAACTTCGGCAGATCACGACTAA
- the GPATCH11 gene encoding G patch domain-containing protein 11 isoform X2: protein MSRKSGLGHEALLKRKAEEKLESYRRKIHMKNQAEETAAEQFRLRFKHKHDEVKLEGDLRRSQRACQQLDTQKNIQFPREAWYWLGLEKETEEEEEEEKEPDEDEYKSEDLSVLEKLQILTGYLREEHLYCIWCGTAYEDKEDLSSNCPGPTSADHD from the exons ATGTCCA GGAAAAGCGGCCTTGGTCATGAGGCATTACTGAAACGGAAAGCAGAGGAAAAACTAGAAAGCTACAGGAGAAAGATTCACATGAAAAACCAAGCTGAAGAAACAGCCGCAGAGCAATTTCG actgCGATTTAAACATAAGCATGATGAAGTGAAGCTGGAAGGGGACCTGAGGAGAAGCCAGCGAGCATGCCAGCAGTTGGATACTCAGAAG AACATTCAGTTTCCCAGGGAAGCATGGTACTGGTTGGGGCTTGAAAAGGAgactgaggaagaggaagaggaagaaaaagagccaGATGAAGATGAATATAAGAGTGAAGACTTAAGT GTActggaaaaattacaaatattgaCTGGTTATTTAAGAGAAGAGCATCTGTATTGTATTTGGTGTGGAACAGCCTATGAAG ATAAAGAAGACCTCTCTTCAAATTGCCCAGGACCAACTTCGGCAGATCACGACTAA